The Papaver somniferum cultivar HN1 chromosome 6, ASM357369v1, whole genome shotgun sequence genome segment AAAGCATGTCATTAGCTAGctctttgaatttttttcttttttacagcTCTTTGTAATGGTCCTGCTGCTGACACCTATTATCAGGTATTTAACTTGGTAATGGCAAATTTAGCGGCATAACAACGAATTCAACAAGCCTACAAATTATGAAGTGTGTTGAAATGGCTCCACTGCTAAAAGCGTAAGTTCACTTTATTTGTACACAATACCAAACACAACGGCACGGTCTTGGATGAGACTTTGGACATCAATGCATCGCAAGTCGCATCCCACTATAAGCTACAAAGGCCCATTCAGTGCTATCATGAGTGCACAATCAATATGCACCAGTAACTTCTAATTAAACAgtcagattttattttattttgatcactAAAAAAATTAGTgttgacgagtttcgaactcagatcacTAGTATCATTATTCAGTGACTTTGCCATTATACTACAATGACATCGTATATTCGTATCTAGTCGACGACTATAGGAGTCGGATTTACTATTATAGACTATAGAGACGGACATAATGGATACAAATTTAACATGCTAAAAATGCATGCTCACTGTGACTTGTGCGCGTGCTAGCACGGCTCGTTGTTGAATACAGATAAGGTTGAGAAGGAGAAAAATCAATGAACATAACTTTAGATTATTTAAGAAAACAATGAGGAGACAGAGATTCTAGAGTaggaaagaccaagaagaaaaacACTAAGATTTCTGTTCTGTCACTTCTAATAATTCCCTTCTTCTCGTTTTTAAATACATTTTGGcagaagaaagatgaagaaaacTTCAAAAAGGTCATCTTTAATTAATGAGCCCCATCCAGTTAAATGCCATCACTGTTCCAGGAAACCATGTCCCTCAATTTCCACCTTTTTGCCTTTTTATATTTTGACTCTCTCTTATTTCTCTCAAATAGACACACCACCGTTACCAAAAAAGATCTAGAAAAAGAGAAGTTATATAGCAGCCTATATACAACGGAGGAGGGATCATCAACATCAGTTAGATAACCTTTCATATCACAATCTCTAACTGCAGCTAGGAGGAGCTCCTCTACTTCATACCCTACCTACACATTAACAGCAGCCATGGGAAGAGCTCCTTGTTGTGACAAAGCTAATGTTAAGAGAGGTCCTTGGTCCCCTGAAGAAGATTCAAAACTCAAATCCTATATTGATGAAAATGGTACGGGAGGCAACTGGATCGCCTTGCCTCAAAAGATTGGTATGTACATATACATATAAACCCCCATTCTTCCTGCTACACAATCATATGGATGAACTTTATATTGTTCATATCGATCTTCATGCTTATGTACTCGTACATCTTCAAGTTTCAAGGGatgaaatacttttttttttaagatgatGATAATAACACTTTTTTTGCATGTTTGTCTGTTTGTTTGTTTATCTGTTTTAGGGCTAAAGAGATGTGGTAAGAGTTGCCGTCTTCGCTGGTTGAATTATCTTCGTCCGAACATCAAACACGGGGGATtctcagaagaagaagataatatcaTTTGCAATCTTTATATAAGTATTGGAAGCAGGTATGTATATGTTTACATACATATTTTATGAACTTCCGATTTACATACAACTAGTACTAATTAATTAATATGCTGGGGCTTGTATATATGTAGGTGGTCTATAATAGCAGCACAACTACCGGGAAGAACTGACAATGATATTAAGAACTACTGGAATACTAGGTTAAAGAAGAAGCTATTAGGTAAACAGAGAAAGGAACATCAATCGCGTAGAGTTAATGCTCATCTTAAACAAGAAATGATGAAGAAAGCTGGGAACGATGTTCATTTCATGATGAATACCACCGCTGATAACAACAATAAGACGAACGGAACGACTCATCAAAATCATCCTCAGAATCTCTACTTTCCGCAGCCAGCGCCGACTGCGGCACCCCAATTAGACTCTGCTCTCAACGATCACACTTCAATTAGAAAATTGCTAATCAAACTTGGGGGGAGATTTTCAGACATTCaagatcatcatcttcaacagggACTTGATAATAACAAGCTTAAGAATATTAGTTTTTATACTCCTACTCAAGATATTCCCTCTACACAACAAGTTTATGGTGGTCATGATCCACATAATCCATCCATGGACTGGTTTTCTTCATCCATGAATTATTCCACTATCAATACTAATAACAATTCTTCGTGTGCTGATGAATTATTGCTGAACAATAGTTATGATATTGTGGATGATGATGGGATGAACATGCATGATATGCTAGTAAGTGATGATGGATTAAACAGCTGTTTTCCAATTGATCATGAACATCTTGGTGATGATGACCACTCGATGCCGGCGTTATGTAGAAACACTAAGATGGAATCATCATCAGTTATTGATCATTATGATCAAGCAGGTTCTTCATCAACTGAGTTACTTTATGGATCATCATCAATGGCTATGGAAAATGAAAGCAGTAGTAGTACTCCTGGAACACATATTGATATCACTAAACCATCATCATCAGGAGGAAATGGTAATAGCTGGGTACATGTTGATCGTCATATGAGACCTTTTATGTACCCTAACACTATCCCTACAGTCAATACTACTACCGGCTTTGGAAGTTCacaacaacaaccaccaccacaacaacaaagGGTTTTACAGGAATATGGGCTAAATTGACGAAATAATTAAGCAATATTGGTAATTTGGGATTATATGAATCCATGATATATTAGTTAGATATTTGTGCTGTTTGTATATGCATGAGAGTTTGTTATAATGTGTTGCATTGGTGAAGGTGATGCATGATCGGTTTGGATTTTCAAGGAAACCCTAATTATTAATTAATAAACTCACCAAgtgatttgtttgttttcttaGTTACTCTCTATTTCTTCATCATAATCAGGTGGACTGTGAAATTTTGCACAAATTATATGGCTAATCTTCTATAAACCTCTCACATTGGCTATAAGCTTTGAACATGAAGGCCACATGATATGCAAATATTctagacaattttatttttt includes the following:
- the LOC113285925 gene encoding transcription factor RAX3-like gives rise to the protein MGRAPCCDKANVKRGPWSPEEDSKLKSYIDENGTGGNWIALPQKIGLKRCGKSCRLRWLNYLRPNIKHGGFSEEEDNIICNLYISIGSRWSIIAAQLPGRTDNDIKNYWNTRLKKKLLGKQRKEHQSRRVNAHLKQEMMKKAGNDVHFMMNTTADNNNKTNGTTHQNHPQNLYFPQPAPTAAPQLDSALNDHTSIRKLLIKLGGRFSDIQDHHLQQGLDNNKLKNISFYTPTQDIPSTQQVYGGHDPHNPSMDWFSSSMNYSTINTNNNSSCADELLLNNSYDIVDDDGMNMHDMLVSDDGLNSCFPIDHEHLGDDDHSMPALCRNTKMESSSVIDHYDQAGSSSTELLYGSSSMAMENESSSSTPGTHIDITKPSSSGGNGNSWVHVDRHMRPFMYPNTIPTVNTTTGFGSSQQQPPPQQQRVLQEYGLN